A stretch of the Vitis riparia cultivar Riparia Gloire de Montpellier isolate 1030 chromosome 13, EGFV_Vit.rip_1.0, whole genome shotgun sequence genome encodes the following:
- the LOC117928619 gene encoding protein DOWNY MILDEW RESISTANCE 6-like: MDSKVLSTGIPFTTLPENYIRPESERPRLSEVADCENVPIIDLSCEDRAQIIEQLADACSRYGFFQVINHGVSAEAIDKMLHVANEFFQLPVEEKMKLYSDDPSKTMRLSTSFNVKKEKVHNWRDYLRLHCHPLEQYMPEWPSNPPEFKDTVSNYCVEVRQLGHRLEEAIGESLGLEKDYIRNTLGEQGQHMAVNYYPPCPEPELTYGLPAHTDPNALTILLQDSHVAGLQVLKDGKWVAVKPHPGAFVVNIGDQLQALSNGKYRSVWHRATVNVGKARMSIASFLCPSDDALISPARALTDEGSAAIYRSFTYAEYYKKFWSRNLDQEHCLEVFKN; the protein is encoded by the exons ATGGATTCTAAGGTCCTTTCCACCGGAATCCCATTTACCACTTTGCCGGAGAACTACATCAGACCCGAATCCGAGAGGCCTAGACTCTCCGAAGTTGCCGACTGCGAAAATGTTCCTATCATCGACCTGAGTTGTGAAGATCGAGCCCAAATTATTGAGCAACTCGCTGATGCTTGTAGCCGTTATGGCTTCTTTCAG GTTATTAATCATGGGGTGTCTGCAGAAGCCATCGACAAAATGCTACATGTGGCTAATGAGTTTTTCCAGTTACCTGTGGAAGAGAAGATGAAGTTGTATTCAGATGACCCATCAAAGACAATGAGGTTGTCTACCAGTTTCAatgtcaaaaaggaaaaagtgcaCAATTGGAGAGATTATCTTAGACTTCATTGCCATCCTTTGGAGCAATATATGCCAGAGTGGCCGTCCAATCCTCCTGAGTTCAA GGATACCGTGAGCAATTACTGTGTAGAGGTTCGACAACTTGGGCACAGACTGGAAGAAGCCATAGGAGAGAGTTTAGGCTTGGAAAAAGATTATATAAGAAATACATTGGGTGAACAAGGGCAACATATGGCGGTAAACTATTATCCACCTTGTCCCGAGCCAGAGTTAACTTACGGACTGCCAGCACATACGGACCCCAATGCTCTTACAATTCTTCTTCAAGACTCACATGTCGCGGGTCTTCAAGTCCTTAAGGACGGCAAGTGGGTTGCTGTTAAACCCCACCCAGGTGCTTTTGTCGTTAACATTGGCGATCAATTGCAg GCATTGAGCAATGGCAAGTACAGAAGTGTATGGCACCGAGCCACTGTTAATGTCGGTAAGGCAAGGATGTCGATTGCTTCTTTCCTCTGCCCAAGCGATGATGCGCTCATTAGTCCAGCAAGGGCCCTCACGGATGAGGGGTCTGCAGCCATATACAGGAGTTTCACGTATGCAGAGTATTACAAAAAGTTCTGGAGCAGGAACCTTGACCAAGAGCACTGTTTGGAAGTTTTTAAGAACTAG